AGTAGCCCGCGCCGCAACAACCGCGCATCGACAGCGAAATCCTCCCGCCCCAATGCGCTCTTGATCGCGACCTCCCACAAGCTGGCCGCGCTGAAGAAAAGGTCGTTGTTCTTGTCCTCGATCAGTTCGCGCGCTTCCACCGACAAGCGCTCCGGAAATCCCGCGGCCCAGATCAACAAATGCGTATCCAGCAACAGCTTCACGACTGTCCGCCAAACAGCGCCTCTATCTCCTGTTCGCCCATGCGG
This region of Sphingobium sp. EM0848 genomic DNA includes:
- a CDS encoding type II toxin-antitoxin system VapC family toxin; the encoded protein is MKLLLDTHLLIWAAGFPERLSVEARELIEDKNNDLFFSAASLWEVAIKSALGREDFAVDARLLRRGLLDNGYGELSVASEHAVAIDGLPPIHKDPFDRLLIAQSMVEGIVLLTADSLVGQYPGPIRKI